A segment of the Bacteroidales bacterium WCE2008 genome:
TCGCCGCCTCCAATGTCGACCTGCGCTATGCAGTCGCCCAGGGACGCTTCCGCGCCGACCTGTACTACAGACTCAATGCAGTCCAGATCACGATGCCGGCGCTCCGTGACCGCGGAGATGATATCTATCTGCTGTTCAGAAAGTTCTGTGCGGATTTCTCAGAAAAATACGGCACCGCCAAGGTCAATCTTGCCGGCGACGCCATAAGACTTATACTCAACTACCGCTGGCCCGGAAACATCCGCCAGCTGAAGAACATAGCCGAGACGGTATCCGCCCTCGAATCGGGGAACGTATCCCCGGCGACCGGCAGATGCGAAGTTAACGCCGAGACCCTCTCCCGCTACATCCCTAAGGATGAAGAGAACATGCTTCCGGCAACGGTCGGCGCTCCTTCAGGCGGCAAGATGAGCGACGAGGACAAGCAGGAGATCTACAAGGCTCTCTACGCCCTGAATGCCGAAGTGGCCAGACTCCGCGGCATGGTCGAGACCGGTCGTCCGGGAGAGCCTGCCCAGCCGGTGATCACTCATTCGCGGCCGCAGGACGACGAAGACATGGTCGATATCCAGGACGATGTCCATGAGCCGGCAAAGATTGTCCATGATGTTGAGTATCATACGGAGCACACCGAGAATTTCTCGATCCAGGAGGCCAATGAGGACCTTATCCGCAAGGCTCTGGAGAAATACAACGGCAACCGTAAGAAGGCGGCCGAGGAACTCGGTATTTCAGAACGTACTCTGTACAGGAAACTTCCGCCGGAGTACAGAAACTCAAGACAGAAATGAAAAGACTGATTTTCAGAATATTGGCCATTGTCGCCCTTGCATCCGCAGCAAATTCCTGCGGAATATATTCTTTTACAGGCACGTCAATCCAGCCGGATGTCAAGTCCGTGACCTTGAATTATTTTGAATACAAGGCGCTCAGGGTCAATCCTACCCTCAGCAATCAGCTTACCGAGGAGGTAAGGGAGAAATTCCGCAGGATGACACGTCTGGAGCAGGTGGATGTGGATGGAGATATCGAGATCGAGGGCCAGATCACCGGCTACGACGTCAAGTCGATGGGTATTACCGCCAATGAGGTTGCTTCGACGAACAGACTTACCGTATCGGTGAAGATCAAGTTCACCAACCGCAAGTATCCGGAGGAAGATTTTGAGAAGTCTTTCTCTGCCTATGCCGACTACCCGTCCACGGATCCTCTCGACGCGGTCGAGGGAGATCTCTGCGATAAGATCGTGGAGCAGCTGAGCGAGGATATAATGAACGCAACTATAGCAAACTGGTAGTATATGGACAGAAGCGGATATATCAACCTCAAGACTCTGACGATGGACGAACTCGCCGGCGTGGTCAATCTGTACCCGTGGTATGGAGCCGCCAGGCGCGAGCTCTGCGTACGTATGGCCAAGATGGGCGGAAATGCCTGGGGTAAGGAGCAGTATGCCGACGCAGCCATGTATCTGGGCGACCGCAGGGTTGTGGCAGATATCGTCAGGGACCGTGCGGGGGATTATTCCGACAAGGATCTTTCGACCCTTCTCCATTCCTATATATCTGATGAGAAAAAGACTCAGGGCTACGAGAGGACTGTCCATGTCGTCGGAGGGGATTATTTTACCCAGGCGCAGTACGATACGGTGCGCAAGGACGATGATAATGTCTTTTCGAGATTTGCCGTCAAGTCCAGCCTCGAATCCGGCGAAGATGGCGACGGAGCCCTTCTGGACGAGGATTTCTGCACCGAAACTCTGGCGCAGATATATGCCGAGCAGGGCTATTACGATCAGGCAAAACGCATTTATTCAAGACTTCTCTTGAAAAATCCGGAAAAAAATGCTTACTTTGCAGCCCTTATCGAAAAATTCGGACAGGAAATATAAAAATTACAACTATATATGAATTGGTTATTTGTAACTCTGACAGTTCTTATTGTTATCGCTGCAGTGCTTCTCGTGCTGGTAGTGTTGCTTCAGAATGGCAAGGGCGACGGTATGGCCAGCAACTTCGTTGCAGCCAACAACGTGCTCGGTGTCAGGCAGGCAGCCAATGAGCTTGAGAAAGCTACTTGGTACCTCGTAAGCTTCATTCTCATAGCAGCTATCGCATCTTCTTTCACCCTCGGAAATGGCGGTTCCGCAGCCGTTGACATTACCGACCAGGTAGAGAACGTTACCGAGCAGCAGCCTGCATTCCCTTCAGCCCCTGTTTCTCAGGAGGCTCCGGCAACTGAATCTGCTGAGTAATATCTCCTCCGACTGACAGATTGTCAGTCCGGAAGCGATTGGAATATAATTTGACCATAGCCGTTTGTTCTCATGAGCAGACGGCTATTGATGCTTATATCTGCCATGAGCTGAAAAAAGGAGTATTATTATGAATTACAATGGAAGCGCTGCTTCAGGCAGCAATCTGCAATTTCTGCCGAAATTTGCCACCAACCTCAATGAGCTGGCGGCTTCCGGCAAGCTCGACCCTGTCATCGGCAGGGACGATGAGATCCGAAGGGTGCTCCAGATCCTCAGCAGAAGGACAAAGAACAACCCTATACTAGTGGGCGAACCAGGTGTCGGCAAGACCGCCATCTCAGAAGGAATAGCCCAGAAGATAATCGATGGTAATGTCCCTGAAAACCTTAAGGACAAGCTCGTCTATTCCCTTGACATGGGTGCGCTCATCGCGGGTGCGAAATATCAGGGCGAATTCGAGGAGCGACTTAAAGGCGTTGTCGGCGAAGTCGTCGGCAGTGAAGGCAAGATCATTCTTTTCATCGATGAGATCCATACTCTCGTCGGCGCCGGAAAGACCTCCGGAGCGATGGACGCCTCCAATATCCTGAAACCTGCCCTCGCAAGAGGCGAACTCAGGACAATCGGCTCCACCACCCTCGACGAGTACCAGAAGTATTTCGAAGCCGACAAGGCCCTCGAGAGAAGGTTCCAGATGGTCATGGTCGACGAGCCGTCTCCGGCCGAATCTATCTCGATTCTGCGTGGTCTGAAGGAGAAATACGAGAACCACCACCGCGTGCGCATCGAAGACGACGCGCTGATCGCTGCCGTCAACCTGTCGCACCGCTACATCACCAACCGTTTCCTCCCGGACAAGGCCATCGACCTCATAGACGAGGCTGCATCAAAGCTCCGTCTGGAGATGAACTCGGTTCCGGAGCCGATTGACGACCTTAACAGCAAGATCCGCCAGCTCGAAATCGAGAAGGAAGCGATCAAGCGCGAAGGCGTCTCGCTTAAGCTCGAGAAGATTGAAGGCCAGCTTAAAGAATTGACAGCCAGCCGCGAAGAGCTGATGAAGAAGTGGAACGAAGAGAAAGGAATCCTCTCCGACCTCCAGACCGCCCGCCAGAATCTCGAGAACTTCAAGATCGAAGCCCAGGCTGCCGAAAGGGCCGGAGACTATGGCAAAGTCGCCGAGCTCCGCTATGGTCGCATGGCCGAGATCCAGAAGAAAATCGAAGAACTTTCCGCCAAGCAGGCTGCCATCAAGGACCCGATTGTCACAGAGGCCGTCACCCCTGAGG
Coding sequences within it:
- a CDS encoding transcriptional regulator: MDKQDLQRLKNKFDIVGNDPDLNRALEMAVAVAPTDLTVLVTGESGVGKENIPKIIHQNSLRRNGKYFAVNCGAIPEGTIESELFGHEKGAYTGAIEARKGYFEEANGGTLFLDEVGELPLPYQAKLLRVLQSGEYTRVGSSRVDKTDVRVIAASNVDLRYAVAQGRFRADLYYRLNAVQITMPALRDRGDDIYLLFRKFCADFSEKYGTAKVNLAGDAIRLILNYRWPGNIRQLKNIAETVSALESGNVSPATGRCEVNAETLSRYIPKDEENMLPATVGAPSGGKMSDEDKQEIYKALYALNAEVARLRGMVETGRPGEPAQPVITHSRPQDDEDMVDIQDDVHEPAKIVHDVEYHTEHTENFSIQEANEDLIRKALEKYNGNRKKAAEELGISERTLYRKLPPEYRNSRQK
- a CDS encoding Lipopolysaccharide-assembly, which encodes MKRLIFRILAIVALASAANSCGIYSFTGTSIQPDVKSVTLNYFEYKALRVNPTLSNQLTEEVREKFRRMTRLEQVDVDGDIEIEGQITGYDVKSMGITANEVASTNRLTVSVKIKFTNRKYPEEDFEKSFSAYADYPSTDPLDAVEGDLCDKIVEQLSEDIMNATIANW
- a CDS encoding preprotein translocase subunit SecG; the protein is MNWLFVTLTVLIVIAAVLLVLVVLLQNGKGDGMASNFVAANNVLGVRQAANELEKATWYLVSFILIAAIASSFTLGNGGSAAVDITDQVENVTEQQPAFPSAPVSQEAPATESAE
- a CDS encoding ATP-dependent Clp protease ATP-binding subunit ClpB; translated protein: MNYNGSAASGSNLQFLPKFATNLNELAASGKLDPVIGRDDEIRRVLQILSRRTKNNPILVGEPGVGKTAISEGIAQKIIDGNVPENLKDKLVYSLDMGALIAGAKYQGEFEERLKGVVGEVVGSEGKIILFIDEIHTLVGAGKTSGAMDASNILKPALARGELRTIGSTTLDEYQKYFEADKALERRFQMVMVDEPSPAESISILRGLKEKYENHHRVRIEDDALIAAVNLSHRYITNRFLPDKAIDLIDEAASKLRLEMNSVPEPIDDLNSKIRQLEIEKEAIKREGVSLKLEKIEGQLKELTASREELMKKWNEEKGILSDLQTARQNLENFKIEAQAAERAGDYGKVAELRYGRMAEIQKKIEELSAKQAAIKDPIVTEAVTPEDIAEVVAKWTGIPVKRMLESEKEKLLRMEEALHKRVVGQDTAIQAVADAVRRSRAGLSNEKRPIGSFLFMGTTGVGKTELAKALAEFLFNDENMITRIDMSEYQERHTVSRLIGAPPGYVGYDEGGQLTEAVRRKPYSVVLLDEIEKAHPDVFNTLLQVLDDGRLTDNKGRTVDFKNTILIMTSNAGSDIIQSYMDNLPDIAGQNANEDLSAIARRRQMLEECKGKVLEVLRQNIRPEFLNRIDEIIMFDPLTRNDVREILHIQMDELRSKLSEEGVEVTFTKGFEDYMTDKGYDPAYGARPIKRLMQRELVNQLATAILDGSVHRDSVVKIDAIGGQVVLSN